From one Bacillaceae bacterium S4-13-56 genomic stretch:
- a CDS encoding NEW3 domain-containing protein, which translates to MKKFVAVFSIIFLTTLFVGRGNVFAAGGITLFTPYTGISVTPGETIDYSVDVQNDGDSIQSLTFEVDQLPKGWEHEITADGKPLRQLSVMPNSKQEILLEITVPLEVEKADYRYELVAINREGTRTELPLLTTVSEKGTYKTELTSEQPNMEGHADSTFSYSATLNNRTAEEQNYSLISGAPEGWGVQFKANGSNVTSVNVEPNGSTTVTIDVTPPNQVKADTYIIPIQASTGSTSANLELEAVITGTYDISISTPDGRLSADVTAGGDRTLDLVVENTGTTKLSTIDISANTPPGWETEFDNSSIAELEAGDKKTIKATVTAPDEAIAGDYVVSFSVDTAETSDEASFRISVETSTVWGIVAVLIILGVLGGLIYIVKKYGRR; encoded by the coding sequence ATGAAAAAATTTGTTGCCGTCTTTTCTATTATTTTTTTAACTACTTTATTTGTTGGGAGGGGAAACGTTTTTGCAGCAGGTGGAATTACGTTGTTCACACCTTATACTGGAATTTCTGTAACTCCTGGAGAAACAATTGACTATTCTGTTGATGTCCAGAATGATGGAGACTCTATTCAGTCTTTAACTTTTGAAGTCGATCAGCTGCCAAAGGGATGGGAACATGAAATTACTGCTGATGGGAAACCATTAAGACAATTATCGGTCATGCCTAACAGTAAACAGGAAATCTTATTGGAAATCACCGTTCCTTTGGAGGTGGAGAAAGCAGACTATCGCTACGAGTTAGTGGCAATTAACAGAGAAGGCACTAGGACAGAATTGCCACTATTAACAACTGTATCTGAAAAGGGAACTTATAAGACAGAACTTACATCCGAACAACCAAATATGGAGGGACATGCTGATTCAACCTTCTCCTATAGTGCCACCTTAAACAACCGAACGGCAGAGGAACAAAATTATTCCTTAATTTCAGGTGCACCTGAGGGATGGGGAGTGCAATTTAAGGCTAATGGAAGCAATGTTACTTCTGTGAATGTGGAACCCAATGGATCTACAACAGTTACTATTGATGTTACACCACCGAATCAAGTGAAGGCTGATACTTATATCATTCCTATCCAAGCTTCTACTGGAAGTACTTCCGCTAACCTAGAACTAGAAGCCGTCATTACAGGGACATATGATATTTCAATCAGTACTCCTGATGGGAGATTAAGTGCCGACGTCACCGCTGGCGGTGATCGCACATTGGATTTGGTGGTTGAAAATACAGGAACTACTAAACTTTCTACTATTGATATTAGTGCTAATACACCACCTGGGTGGGAAACTGAATTTGATAATAGTTCAATTGCTGAACTAGAAGCAGGAGATAAAAAGACCATAAAGGCAACAGTAACAGCTCCAGATGAAGCCATTGCAGGGGATTATGTTGTTTCTTTTAGCGTAGATACAGCTGAAACCTCAGATGAGGCCTCATTCCGAATATCAGTGGAGACTTCAACAGTTTGGGGCATTGTTGCTGTATTGATTATCCTTGGTGTCCTTGGTGGATTGATTTATATTGTAAAAAAATATGGGAGGAGATAA
- a CDS encoding ABC transporter ATP-binding protein produces the protein MDSPIIEVKDLTKKYDEQYAVNHLSLSIQKGEIFGLLGPNGAGKSTTILMMLGLSEITSGSIRVCKIDPTRNPLQVKRRVGYLPDDLGFYQHMTGLQNLLFTADLNGIPRRVAEERAQELLRKVGLEEVAHKKTGKYSRGMKQRLGLADVLIKKPEVIILDEPTLGIDPEGVREFLKLIRQLNEQENLTILLSSHHLHQVQQVCDRVGIFVKGKLIAQGNVEDLAKQLFLEDTFVIHATVTPLSDDLLERIRSISGVNRVKMQSNYIEIYCQSDVAAEISKNIVESGASLHSISKKDYGLDEIYHRYFEGRDHSESA, from the coding sequence GTGGATAGTCCAATCATAGAGGTGAAGGACCTCACAAAAAAATATGATGAACAATATGCTGTAAACCATCTTTCTCTTTCCATTCAAAAGGGGGAAATTTTTGGGCTGTTAGGACCTAATGGAGCAGGTAAATCAACGACTATTTTGATGATGTTAGGTTTGAGCGAAATTACTTCTGGTAGTATAAGAGTCTGTAAAATTGATCCTACAAGAAATCCTTTACAAGTAAAAAGACGTGTAGGGTATTTACCGGATGATTTAGGATTTTATCAACACATGACGGGATTGCAAAATTTGCTGTTCACGGCAGATTTAAATGGAATACCGAGACGCGTTGCTGAGGAAAGGGCACAAGAGTTGCTTAGAAAAGTAGGTTTGGAGGAAGTAGCACATAAGAAAACTGGAAAATACTCTCGTGGAATGAAACAACGTCTTGGATTAGCAGACGTTCTTATTAAAAAACCAGAAGTAATTATATTAGATGAGCCTACTTTAGGAATTGACCCTGAAGGAGTAAGAGAATTTCTCAAATTAATCCGTCAATTAAACGAACAAGAAAATTTGACTATACTATTATCCTCTCATCATTTACATCAGGTTCAGCAAGTTTGTGATCGTGTTGGGATCTTTGTTAAAGGTAAATTGATAGCTCAAGGAAATGTAGAGGATTTAGCCAAACAACTATTTTTAGAAGACACCTTTGTGATACATGCAACTGTTACTCCCTTATCGGACGACTTACTTGAACGGATCAGAAGCATTAGTGGGGTGAATAGGGTTAAGATGCAATCAAACTATATAGAAATTTATTGTCAGAGTGATGTTGCGGCCGAAATTAGTAAAAATATCGTTGAATCAGGAGCTAGCTTACATTCCATCAGTAAGAAAGATTACGGTTTAGATGAAATCTATCATCGATATTTTGAAGGACGTGATCATAGTGAAAGCGCCTAG
- the dapA gene encoding 4-hydroxy-tetrahydrodipicolinate synthase, with the protein MDFGNVLTAMVTPFDSNGEVDWKATRGLIHYLLSNGTDGLVIAGTTGESPTLSHDEKLQLFQFVVSEVNGRVPVIAGTGSNNTRESVILTKEAEQIGVDAVMLVTPYYNKPSQEGLYQHFRKIAESTSLPVMLYNIPGRSVVNMLPDTIIRLSEIKNIVSAKEASGELDNIAHIISNTPDQFSVYSGEDSQALPTLSIGGAGIISVSSHVIGPEMQEMIRLFKKGEVKKAAEYHRYLLPVMKAIFSAPSPTPVKEALNHIGIPVGSVRLPLVPLTETERSSLFRVVDQLKSQVQAG; encoded by the coding sequence ATGGATTTTGGAAATGTATTGACCGCGATGGTAACTCCTTTTGACAGCAACGGCGAAGTAGATTGGAAAGCCACTAGAGGACTTATACACTATTTATTATCGAATGGAACGGATGGATTAGTCATTGCTGGTACCACAGGGGAATCACCTACTCTGTCACATGATGAAAAGCTACAGCTCTTCCAATTTGTTGTTTCCGAGGTGAATGGTAGAGTTCCAGTAATTGCAGGAACAGGGTCCAATAACACAAGGGAATCGGTCATTTTGACAAAAGAGGCAGAGCAAATAGGGGTAGATGCTGTTATGCTCGTGACTCCTTATTACAACAAACCATCCCAAGAAGGCCTTTATCAGCACTTTCGTAAAATTGCAGAAAGCACTTCCCTCCCTGTGATGCTATACAATATTCCAGGAAGAAGTGTTGTCAACATGCTTCCCGATACGATTATTCGTCTCTCAGAAATCAAAAATATAGTTTCTGCAAAAGAGGCTAGTGGTGAGTTAGATAATATTGCTCATATCATCAGTAATACACCAGATCAATTCAGCGTATACAGTGGGGAAGATAGCCAGGCACTCCCTACCTTATCTATTGGTGGAGCAGGCATTATCTCTGTTTCTTCTCATGTGATCGGACCGGAAATGCAGGAAATGATTCGTTTATTCAAAAAAGGCGAGGTTAAAAAAGCAGCTGAATATCACCGCTATCTGTTGCCAGTGATGAAAGCCATCTTCTCTGCTCCAAGCCCTACCCCTGTTAAGGAAGCATTAAATCACATTGGAATCCCAGTGGGGAGTGTTCGTTTGCCACTAGTACCATTAACGGAGACAGAACGCTCTTCTCTTTTCAGAGTAGTAGACCAATTAAAATCCCAAGTTCAAGCGGGATAA
- a CDS encoding ABC transporter permease → MKSIIDILKDVIIVKAPSISGNLKSRVSYYLRKILQPSEGKESHSLSSFFALVQKEFADYVTSWRIIILLVIIALTCVGSLYTAISTIKDVVGSSKDAQEIAKNSYLFLKLFTQSDGTLPPFITFVTLLGPLLGIALGFDAINSERNKGTLNRLMAQPIPRDYVLNAKFTAALLVNTLLFVALGLVVMALGILLLGIPPTLEEFLRIGWFLLLCIAYIAFWLNLGILFSVVFKQAATSALSGIAVWIFFSVFYQMIIELLSKSILNPQNITSMDQLINKQGLVMNLMRLSPNYLFSESTTTLLSPSVRTLGPLTMEKLSGAIAGPLPLSQSLILIWPQLTGLIAVTIICFGIAYLLFMRQEIRTN, encoded by the coding sequence ATGAAATCTATCATCGATATTTTGAAGGACGTGATCATAGTGAAAGCGCCTAGTATTTCTGGAAATCTTAAGTCTAGAGTAAGTTATTATTTAAGAAAAATCTTACAACCAAGTGAGGGAAAAGAATCTCATTCCTTGTCTAGTTTTTTTGCGTTAGTTCAGAAGGAATTTGCAGACTATGTAACAAGCTGGAGAATCATAATTTTGTTAGTCATCATTGCTTTGACATGTGTTGGTTCCCTTTACACTGCAATTTCAACAATTAAAGATGTTGTAGGGTCTTCAAAAGATGCACAAGAAATAGCGAAAAATTCCTATTTGTTCTTAAAATTATTCACTCAATCTGATGGAACGTTACCACCCTTTATTACCTTTGTGACATTACTTGGGCCATTATTAGGAATCGCCCTAGGCTTTGATGCCATTAATTCTGAAAGAAATAAGGGAACACTAAATAGGCTAATGGCACAGCCTATTCCAAGAGACTATGTGTTGAATGCAAAATTCACGGCAGCATTACTTGTAAACACTCTTCTTTTTGTTGCACTTGGATTAGTAGTGATGGCTCTAGGCATTTTATTGTTAGGGATTCCTCCAACCTTAGAGGAGTTCTTGCGAATAGGATGGTTTCTACTTTTATGTATAGCTTATATTGCATTCTGGTTGAATCTCGGAATATTGTTTTCAGTTGTTTTTAAACAAGCAGCCACATCTGCCTTATCTGGAATTGCTGTTTGGATTTTCTTTAGTGTGTTTTATCAAATGATTATAGAGTTGCTATCCAAATCTATACTCAATCCTCAAAATATCACAAGCATGGATCAATTGATTAATAAACAAGGGCTTGTGATGAATTTGATGAGATTATCTCCTAATTATCTTTTTAGTGAGTCAACGACTACCTTATTGTCACCATCTGTAAGAACTTTAGGGCCTTTAACGATGGAGAAATTATCTGGGGCCATTGCGGGACCATTACCATTAAGTCAAAGCCTCATTCTTATTTGGCCGCAGCTCACAGGCTTGATTGCAGTTACAATCATTTGCTTTGGAATAGCTTATTTGCTTTTTATGCGACAAGAAATAAGAACGAATTAA
- a CDS encoding FMN-binding protein: MVNSFLVEKMVEKDESNLNHTLYYNRHGVKMQDQLSRFMKTTWLLKNQVTGKTISELEDVLADNSAEEMVDVVSGATHAFYFPSNRSSCAFSMHCIGSP; the protein is encoded by the coding sequence GTGGTAAACAGTTTTCTTGTGGAGAAAATGGTGGAAAAAGATGAAAGCAACTTAAACCATACCCTGTATTATAACCGCCATGGGGTGAAGATGCAGGATCAACTGTCCCGATTCATGAAAACTACATGGCTATTGAAAAATCAGGTAACTGGAAAAACAATCTCAGAATTAGAGGATGTCCTTGCTGACAACTCTGCAGAAGAAATGGTTGATGTAGTAAGTGGTGCTACACATGCTTTCTATTTTCCTTCCAATCGTAGCAGTTGTGCTTTTTCCATGCATTGCATAGGAAGTCCTTGA
- a CDS encoding ribonuclease J yields the protein MSRNQNGVSVFALGGLYEIGKNMYVIKSGEDIIVIDCGNKFPDETLLGIDLIIPDMGYLEENKERVKALIVTHGHEDHIGGIPFFLKKINVPVYATRFTLGLIELKLKEHRILRESTLREINSDTILTLGSVHTHFFKVNHSVPDCLGVVFETPEGNIVHTGDFKFDLTPAADKDRSEIHKMASIGEKGVLLLLSESTNAERPGLTPSEQMVGEHVLEAFMKAERKVILSTFASNINRVQQVVEAAKKTNRKLALLGRSMINVVDVAMERGYLDVPDDMLIEQVQIMDMNPEDVAILCTGSQGEPMAALSRLSTGDFRGVDILPGDTIILAAGPIPGNEKSVSRIVDNLFQLRANVIYGSGSSSGMHVSGHGYQEDLKLMLTLIKPKYFVPIHGEYRMLHHHRRLAESVGVEEGNTFILNNGDVVDISQGEARQTRTVPTGNTFVDGIGVGDIGELVLRDRKQLSEDGMVVVVLTMSRRDKTLINSPDTITRGFVLNRDSEDLMKDMNQLIARTFNDMKKTDRNQWSVIKQSVRKVVGQYLFKELKKKPMILPVIIEV from the coding sequence TTGAGCAGAAATCAAAACGGAGTATCTGTTTTTGCCTTGGGTGGGCTATATGAAATCGGAAAAAATATGTATGTTATTAAAAGTGGAGAAGACATTATTGTGATCGATTGTGGAAATAAATTTCCTGATGAGACATTGTTAGGGATTGATTTGATTATTCCAGATATGGGTTATTTGGAAGAGAACAAAGAGAGAGTCAAAGCTTTAATTGTTACCCATGGTCATGAAGACCATATTGGTGGAATTCCTTTTTTTCTAAAAAAAATCAATGTCCCTGTGTATGCCACACGCTTCACTCTAGGTTTGATTGAACTAAAGTTAAAAGAACATCGAATTCTAAGAGAGTCTACACTTCGTGAAATAAATTCGGATACAATTCTTACCTTGGGGAGTGTTCACACCCATTTCTTTAAGGTGAATCATAGTGTGCCAGATTGTCTTGGCGTTGTTTTTGAAACACCTGAGGGAAATATTGTACATACAGGGGACTTTAAGTTTGATTTGACTCCAGCTGCTGACAAAGACCGCTCAGAGATTCATAAAATGGCTAGCATTGGAGAAAAAGGTGTTCTTCTTCTTTTATCTGAAAGTACTAATGCAGAACGTCCGGGGTTAACCCCATCTGAACAAATGGTTGGAGAGCATGTATTAGAAGCTTTTATGAAAGCAGAAAGAAAGGTTATTTTATCGACATTTGCTTCTAATATCAACCGTGTACAACAGGTAGTTGAGGCTGCAAAAAAAACGAACCGAAAATTGGCCTTATTAGGAAGAAGCATGATTAATGTAGTAGATGTTGCTATGGAGCGGGGATACTTAGATGTTCCAGACGATATGCTTATTGAACAGGTTCAAATTATGGATATGAATCCTGAAGATGTTGCTATTCTTTGTACAGGAAGCCAAGGAGAACCGATGGCAGCCCTGTCGCGTTTGTCCACTGGAGACTTTAGAGGGGTGGATATTTTACCGGGTGATACAATCATTTTAGCCGCAGGCCCGATTCCAGGGAATGAAAAAAGTGTATCACGTATAGTTGACAATTTGTTTCAGCTTCGTGCAAATGTGATTTACGGTTCTGGTAGCTCTTCTGGGATGCATGTTTCAGGACATGGGTATCAAGAGGACTTAAAACTAATGCTGACTTTGATTAAGCCAAAATATTTTGTTCCCATTCATGGTGAATATCGAATGCTTCATCATCATCGTCGACTAGCAGAATCTGTTGGCGTAGAAGAAGGGAATACTTTTATTTTAAATAATGGGGATGTAGTAGATATTTCACAAGGAGAGGCAAGGCAGACTCGAACTGTTCCTACCGGAAATACGTTTGTGGATGGAATTGGAGTAGGTGATATTGGTGAATTGGTGTTACGTGACCGCAAACAATTATCAGAGGATGGAATGGTGGTTGTTGTGTTAACCATGAGTCGTCGTGATAAAACTCTTATCAATTCACCAGACACCATTACGAGAGGCTTTGTGTTAAATCGCGATTCCGAAGATTTGATGAAAGATATGAACCAATTAATTGCAAGAACGTTTAATGATATGAAAAAGACAGACCGTAATCAATGGTCTGTGATTAAACAAAGTGTGAGAAAAGTGGTGGGACAATATTTGTTTAAAGAACTGAAGAAAAAGCCAATGATTTTGCCTGTTATCATTGAGGTATAA